In the Thermodesulfobacteriota bacterium genome, CCATTTCGTATTCCTCCTTTGAAGGGGTGGGTCTTGGGTGGGGTGGCGGCGCGGGGCCTTAGCCCTCGATCACGCCCATGATGTCGTCTTCGCGCATGATGAGGAGCTCTTCGCCCTCCACCTTGATCTCGGTGCCCGCGTACTTGGAGAAGAGCACCTTGTCGCCCGCCTTGATGTCGAGGGGCTGGACCTTGCCGTCCTCGTTGCGCTTGCCGGGGCCGGCGGCGACGATCTCGCCCTTCTGGGGCTTCTCCTTGGCCGTGTCGGGGATGATGATTCCGCCGGCGGTCTTCTGCTCCTCCTCGAGTCGCTTCACGATGACGCGGTCCTGCAGGGGTCGGATCTTCATCTCGCTTGCCTCCTTTTTCCCAGTGGTTCGTGGGGTTGGTTTCGCGATGGCTGGCACTCGTCTCCCCGGAGTGCTAACGGAGGCGCAAGGTAACCACCTGCCCACCGGGCGTCAAGACCGGAGCGAAAAAAAGTTCGGGAAGAGGGGGAGAGACCCAGGGGGAGCTGGCGCCGGAGGGCCCCCAGAGGCCATCGGGGGTCGGGGGTCGGGGGTCGGGGGTCGGGGGTCGGGGGGGGTTGGAGGCCTCCCCCCCCGGCTACGCCCGCAGGCCTTCCAGGACCCGGATCAGGTCCACCACCCGGTTCGAGTAGCCCCACTCGTTGTCGTACCAGGACAGGACCTTGGCCGCGTGCTCGCCGATGGTCTGGGTCAGGGGGGCGTCGAAGATCGAGGAGTGGGGGTCCCCGATGATGTCGCTCGAGACCAGGGGGGCTTCGCTGTAGCGCAGCACCCCGCGCAGCCGGTCGGTCTCGGCCGCGGCGCGCACCGCGTCGTTGATCTTCTGCACCGACACGATTTCCCGCAGCAGCACCACCAGGTCCACGATGGACCCGTCCGGCACCGGAACCCGCATGGCCATGCCGTCGAGCCTGCCCTTGAGGTGGGGGAGCACCTTGCCCACGGCCCGGGCCGCCCCGGTGGTGGTGGGGATGGTGTTCTCCGCCGCGGCGCGGCTGCGGCGCCAGTCCGAATGGGGCACGTCGGCCAGGCGCTGGTCGTTGGTGTAGGCGTGCACCGTGGTCATGAGCCCCCGCTCAATCCCGAACTCCCGGTCGAGCACCGCCGCCAGGGGAGCGAGGCAGTTGGTGGTGCAGGAGGCGTTGGAGACGATCCGGTGCTCCGGGCGCAGCTGGTCCTCGTTGACCCCGATGACGACCGTGGCGTCGATCTCGTCCTTGGCCGGCACCGTGAGCACGACCCGCCCTGCCCCGGCGTCCAGGTGCGCCTGGAGCTGCTCCCGCTTGCGGAAGACCCCGGTGGCCTCGATCACGTAGTCGATCCCCAGCTCCTTCCAGGGCAGCTCCCCGGGGTTTCGCAGGGAGAGCATGCGCACCGTCTGGCGGGGGCTGCGGAGCACGTCGCCCTCCACCGTCACGTTGCCGGGGAAGGCCCCCATGATGGTGTCGTGGCGCAGCAGATAGGCCAGGGCCTGCACGTCGGCCAGGTCGTTGACGGCCACCACCTCCATCTCGTCCCGGGCCTCCAGGAGCCGAAAGACGCTTCGCCCGATGCGGCCGAACCCGTTGATCGCGATGCGCATGGCATTAACCTCCGAACCCGGGCTGGGCCATGCGGCGGGCCAGCTCCAGCATGCGGGCGGCGTAGGCCCAGCCGTTGTCGAACCAGGTAAGGGTCTTCACCATTCCGGGGCCCATCCCCAGGGTGGCCGAGGCGTCGAAGACCGCGGAGGCGAGGTTTCCCTTCACGTCACTCGAGACGATGGGGTCCTCGGTGTAGTCGGCGAGGCCGCGGTAGGCCCCTTGCGCCGCCTGTCCCAGGATGGCGTTCACCTCCTCGGCCGAGAGCGGCTTCGCCAGCAGGGTCACAAGATCGATGTTGGACCCCACCATTACCGGAACGTTGAGGGAAACCCCCTTCACGCGCCCCCGGAGCGCCGGGATCATGGCCTCCACGGCGCCGGGCGCCCAGGTGGGGTTGGGAATGATGTTCTTGGCGGCGCTGCGGCTCCAGCGAGGGCTCGGCTTGGCCGTATCGCTGAGCTGCTGATCCCCGGTCACCGCGTGCACGGTGGTCATGAACGCCCACTCGACCCCGGCGGCGTCGTGGAGGATCTTGAGCGCCAGTCCCAGGGCGTGGCTGGAGCTCGAGCCGTTGGAGACGATCCGGTCCTCGGGCCGCAGGTCGGCGTCGTTCACGCCGTTGATGATGGTGCGGTCGATGGGGTCCAGGGCCGGGGTGGAGAGCAGCACCTTGCGGGCCCCGGCCGCGAGATGGCGCTCGAGCTCCTCCCGGCGGCGGAACCGGCCCGTGCACTCGAGCACCACGTCCACCCCGAACACGTCCCAGGGGATGACCCCCGGGGTGGACTCTTGCAGGTAGCGCACCCGCTGCGGCCCTGCCGAGAGGTGGTTCCCCTCCACCCGCACCTCCTCCGGGAACGTTCCCTCGATGGTGCCGTGGCTGAGCAAGTAGGCCAGGGATTCCAGATCGGCCACGTCGCTGACGGCCACGAACTCCAGGTCCGGCTCCCGGTACCCGAGCCGAAACAGGTTTCTCCCGATGCGGCCGAAGCCGGAGATGCCGATGCGAATCGCCATGATGCCATCTTCCTCCGGGGGGAGACCCGGTCCAGGGGAGGCCCGTGGGGCGGCCGGGTGCCACTATAGCCCCGGACCGGGCGGTGGCAAGGGGGCCGCACCGGGGCTTCCAGGATCCACCATCAAACTTTGGGGCGGGGTCGGGGGGCCCTGTAGCGCAGCCGCGCGCCGCATCGACCGATCGACGGCACCCGGTGCAACCCGGTGAAGCTCGGCGCACCGATTCCCTCGGGGAGATGCCCTCTGGAGGCCGCGGACTGCGCGGCGGAGCGGAAGGGCCCCCCGACCCCGCTTGCCACTCAGGTGGTGGATCACGGGCCTTTCCGGTCCTTGACACCCGCAGCCGCCTCGCCTAGAAGGCTCTGGTTGACCCGCTGCGCAAGAGACCGAGGGAGAGGAAGTCACGGCCATGAGCGCCAAGTCAGCCCCCCGGGCCCGCAAGCCCAAGGTCGCCCCGGGCGAGAATCCCATTACCGTGTACCCCGCCTGGTGCAAGCGGTGCGGCATCTGCATGGCCTTCTGCCCCAAGAACGTGCTGGAGCCGGGCCCCGACGGGAGCCCCTGCGCCGCCCGGCCCCAGGACTGCATCCTGTGCCGCATGTGCGAGCTGCGGTGCCCCGACTTCGCCATCTCGGTGGCCCCCCAAGAGGGTGCGGAGGAGACGCCATGAGCCGCGACGCCGCCCGGGAGCTCCTCCTCCAGGGCAACGAGGCAGTGGTGGAAGGGGCGATCGCCGCCGGGTGCCGCTTCTACGCGGGCTATCCCATCACGCCCTCCACCGAGATCGCCGAGGCGCTCTCCGTGCGCCTTCCCGCCCTGGACGGAACCTTCATCCAGATGGAAGACGAGATCGCGAGCTTGGGAGCCTGCCTGGGGGCGAGCCTGGCGGGGGCCAAGACCAT is a window encoding:
- the groES gene encoding co-chaperone GroES, which encodes MKIRPLQDRVIVKRLEEEQKTAGGIIIPDTAKEKPQKGEIVAAGPGKRNEDGKVQPLDIKAGDKVLFSKYAGTEIKVEGEELLIMREDDIMGVIEG
- a CDS encoding glyceraldehyde 3-phosphate dehydrogenase NAD-binding domain-containing protein; protein product: MAIRIGISGFGRIGRNLFRLGYREPDLEFVAVSDVADLESLAYLLSHGTIEGTFPEEVRVEGNHLSAGPQRVRYLQESTPGVIPWDVFGVDVVLECTGRFRRREELERHLAAGARKVLLSTPALDPIDRTIINGVNDADLRPEDRIVSNGSSSSHALGLALKILHDAAGVEWAFMTTVHAVTGDQQLSDTAKPSPRWSRSAAKNIIPNPTWAPGAVEAMIPALRGRVKGVSLNVPVMVGSNIDLVTLLAKPLSAEEVNAILGQAAQGAYRGLADYTEDPIVSSDVKGNLASAVFDASATLGMGPGMVKTLTWFDNGWAYAARMLELARRMAQPGFGG
- the gap gene encoding type I glyceraldehyde-3-phosphate dehydrogenase, which codes for MRIAINGFGRIGRSVFRLLEARDEMEVVAVNDLADVQALAYLLRHDTIMGAFPGNVTVEGDVLRSPRQTVRMLSLRNPGELPWKELGIDYVIEATGVFRKREQLQAHLDAGAGRVVLTVPAKDEIDATVVIGVNEDQLRPEHRIVSNASCTTNCLAPLAAVLDREFGIERGLMTTVHAYTNDQRLADVPHSDWRRSRAAAENTIPTTTGAARAVGKVLPHLKGRLDGMAMRVPVPDGSIVDLVVLLREIVSVQKINDAVRAAAETDRLRGVLRYSEAPLVSSDIIGDPHSSIFDAPLTQTIGEHAAKVLSWYDNEWGYSNRVVDLIRVLEGLRA
- a CDS encoding 4Fe-4S binding protein, producing MSAKSAPRARKPKVAPGENPITVYPAWCKRCGICMAFCPKNVLEPGPDGSPCAARPQDCILCRMCELRCPDFAISVAPQEGAEETP